From Anopheles darlingi chromosome 2, idAnoDarlMG_H_01, whole genome shotgun sequence, the proteins below share one genomic window:
- the LOC125952138 gene encoding pre-mRNA 3'-end-processing factor FIP1, with translation MADEGNEDSWLYGNSQQDGSAGETGAGRGAGKNPLWDVENEESSSNTTREATAGELGNGRRRGSKEAGAELDDDDENDLASHEQQCDDNAMDSSDLRPHREAAHDDGGLLEDSQMMEESSAMEEVDGMEGEQAEKEKDQVLSMDDGEQDDRMGTETADATEKKSGTDGAGEDKGKGMLSDMESDIDSDEDDDINVVIGDIKSGPSYNIIKQRGPIMPNQAATNAAGATDKAKQPAGKFNIEEFESVGAINGVPAHEYSIDSLDEKPWRKPGADITDYFNYGFNEETWRAYCERQKRMRQHESGVGMAGLTINNPQAAQPMNMGMMRDMRRSGGPMGGGGGGGGPMGPRKMNGPIEVIGGGPGGPMGSGPMGGGGRRDDMMGMPSQPKENVIQVMTADRREYSRTVVSNKFDPQGMGGPPGFVGGPPDFYHPEPDYSDYYDPMQEGQWGNDNGNWQPSGIKTLTPGPPMMPPNMGMPLPQHMDMMSGGGGAGGGPERMVMPPPQQMQQGMVGGPGMGPGGGGGGRLHPPGMPPGRGGDMRNPNDRKRGDPRGDPRGDPREQRDRDRERERRDRERDRERERERERDRDRERERKDRERGEHRPDRDAAGTIVPKEEPGVDPVPVVASGGIATGGGAGSAVGAGTTGAPTVPSSGSTSNSGSSRDDKDKRSTKSSDRHKDRSSHRERSRSRERSKSRRSDRSREREQRHSRDKKKSHRKDKEDGE, from the exons ATGGCGGACGAGGGAAACGAGGACAGCTGGTTGTACGGGAATTCGCAGCAGGATGGTTCGGCGGGAGAAACTGGAGCCGGTCGCGGCGCGGGCAAAAACCCGCTTTGGGATGTGGAGAACGAAGAGTCCTCGTCCAACACCACCCGAGAGGCAACGGCGGGTGAACTCGGAAATGGTCGGCGACGTGGATCCAAGGAAGCCGGAGCGgaactcgatgatgatgacgagaacGATCTAGCTAGCCATGAGCAGCAGTGCGATGATAATGCGATGGATTCGAGCGATCTGCGGCCGCACCGAGAGGCGGCGCACGACGATGGTGGACTGCTGGAGGATTCACAGATGATGGAGGAAAGTAGCGCCATGGAGGAGGTCGATGGCATGGAGGGTGAGCAggcggaaaaggagaaggaccAAGTACTGTCGATGGACGATGGCGAACAGGACGATCGGATGGGCACGGAGACTGCGGATGCGACAGAGAAGAAGAGCGGTACGGACGGTGCCGGGGAGGACAAAGGCAAGGGAATGCTGAGCGATATGGAGAGCGACATCGAtagcgacgaggacgatgatatTAACGTCGTGATCGGTGATATCAAGTCCGGACCAAGCTACAACATCATTAAACAACGCGGTCCCATCATGCCGAATCAGGCAGCCACGAATGCGGCCGGCGCCACGGACAAGGCGAAGCAACCGGCCGGCAAGTTCAATATCGAGGAATTCGAAAGCGTTGGCGCGATCAATGGAGTGCCGGCTCACGAGTACAGTATCGATTCCTTGGATGAGAAGCCGTGGCGTAAACCGGGTGCGGACATTACCGATTACTTCAACTATGGCTTCAACGAGGAAACGTGGCGGGCCTATTGTGAGCGGCAGAAGCGTATGCGGCAGCACGAGAGCGGCGTGGGAATGGCGGGACTGACCATCAACAATCCACAAGCGGCCCAACCCATGAACATGGGCATGATGCGCGATATGAGACGATCCGGTGGACccatgggtggtggtggtggcggcggtggtccaATGGGACCGCGGAAAATGAACGGACCGATCGAAgtcatcggtggtggtcccggtggacCGATGGGTAGTGGCCCtatgggtggcggtggtcgacGCGATGATATGATGGGAATGCCCAGCCAGCCGAAGGAAAACGTCATTCAGGTGATGACAGCGGATCGGCGCGAGTACAGTCGGACGGTCGTCAGCAACAAGTTCGATCCCCAGGGCATGGGTGGTCCACCCGGATTTGTTGGAGGACCACCAGATTTCTATCATCCCGAGCCTGACTACTCCGATTACTACGATCCGATGCAGGAAGGTCAGTGGGGCAATGATAATGGCAACTGGCAACCATCGGGCATCAAGACGCTCACACCTGGACCTCCGATGATGCCACCGAACATGGGAATGCCGCTACCTCAGCACATGGATATGATGAGTggaggtggcggtgccggAGGAGGACCGGAACGGATGGTAatgccaccaccgcagcagatGCAACAGGGCATGGTAGGAGGTCCCGGTATGGgtcctggtggcggtggtggcggacgATTACATCCTCCTGGAATGCCGCCCGGTCGCGGTGGTGATATGCGTAATCCCAACGATCGCAAACGTGGTGATCCACGCGGTGATCCTCGCGGTGATCCGCGAGAGCAGCGCGATCGAGACCGTGAACGTGAACGACGCGATCGAGAGCGCGATCGGGAGCGTGAACGAGAGCGTGAGCGTGATCGAGACCGCGAACGGGAACGTAAGGATCGCGAGAGGGGAGAACATCGACCAGATCGAGATGCGGCGGGGACTATCGTACCGAAGGAAGAGCCCGGTGTGGATCCGGTCCCAGTCGTAGCCAGTGGAGGTATTGCGACAGGAGGAGGTGCTGGTAGCGCGGTAGGAGCAGGTACGACGGGTGCACCCACTGTTCCTTCGagcggcagcaccagtaaCAGTGGTTCTTCGAGGGATGACAAAGACAAGCGATCCACAAAGTCCTCCGATCGTCACAAAGACCG TTCTAGCCACCGGGAACGGTCGCGAAGTCGCGAGAGGTCCAAATCCCGCCGATCGGATCGCAGTCGTGAGCGAGAGCAACGCCACAGTCGCGATAAGAAGAAATCGCACCGGAAGGACAAGGAAGATGGTGAATGA
- the LOC125952162 gene encoding uncharacterized protein LOC125952162: MENSHLNTAHMYGRRAENCVKSRRYDDAIESHRKAVFHLEEAQKIKSSPKVHESLQLQQKYHEKQVDLLQIKKRQYERCMKALEYQRRKNPEYLAQQNDRLDKYNELQVAIYHNLDDTDGLLETLNKGESNGANGSTKALEELISLNHSLHILIQRMAQNIDEYATENETLRERLRCYEKEKEGGGPLGNVETAANGLNKGRHIELPKREDGAATDDNLAALAPLEMPVFDLSEFDNH, translated from the exons atggaaaattCTCATTTAAATACG GCACACATGTACGGCAGAAGGGCCGAAAACTGTGTGAAAAGTCGCCGTtacgacgacgccatcgagAGCCACCGAAAGGCCGTGTTTCACCTTGAGGAAGCGCAGAAAATCAAGAGCTCACCGAAGGTCCATGAatcgttgcagctgcagcaaaagTACCACGAGAAGCAAGTGGATTTGCTGCAGATCAAGAAGCGCCAGTACGAACGGTGTATGAAGGCATTGGAGTATCAGAGGCGCAAGAATCCCGAGTATCTGGCGCAACAGAACGATCGGCTGGACAAGTACAACGAGCTACAGGTTGCCATCTACCACAATCTGGATGATACGGATGGGCTTCTGGAGACGCTGAACAAAGGCGAGTCAAACGGTGCTAATGGTAGCACGAAGGCGCTGGAAGAATTGATAAGCCTGAACCATTCGCTACATATTCTGATTCAAAGAATGGCCCAAAATATCGACGAATATGCGACGGAGAACGAGACTCTGCGGGAACGGCTTCGTTGctacgaaaaagaaaaagaaggaggtgGTCCCCTAGGGAACGTTGAGACAGCAGCCAACGGGTTGAACAAGGGTCGACACATCGAGCTACCGAAACGGGAGGACGGTGCCGCGACAGATGATAATCTGGCTGCTCTAGCACCGCTGGAAATGCCCGTGTTCGATCTGTCCGAGTTTGATAATCATTGA
- the LOC125952135 gene encoding delta-1-pyrroline-5-carboxylate synthase produces the protein MSYLRAVVPRLRRSSNFLPKRNFTVVGSPSLSSYLVQQANKSKNVNRTLHGLHERKQNTFHERSELKHARRLVVKLGSAVITREDEHGLALGRLASIVEQVAEYHVEGRECIMVTSGAVAFGKQKLTQELLMSLSMRETLSPTDHTRQDAGTMVEPRAAAAVGQSGLMSLYDAMFGQYGIKIAQVLVTEPDFYNDETRKNLFSTLSELISLNIVPIINTNDAVVPPMFIVDQELSATGKKRGIRIKDNDSLAALLAAEIHADLLILMSDVDGIYNKPPWEDGARLMHTYNTGDKDLVKFGEKSKVGTGGMNAKVSAAAWALDRGVSVVICNGHQDKAIKNILTGRKVGTFFTESTAEKATPVEQLAENARSGSRILQNLSATERAQAVNTLAELLISRQDKILEANAKDLEEAKKSGLAKPLLSRLSLNASKLQSLAVGLKQIADDSHRNVGRVVKRTKLAEGLELKQVTVPIGVLLVIFESRPDSLPQVAALAIASGNGLLLKGGKEAAHSNRALMELVKESLAATGASNAISLVSTREEISDLLSMDEHIDLIIPRGSSELVRNIQTQAQHIPVMGHAEGICHVYVDREADLDKALKIIRDSKCDYPAACNAMETLLIHEELLKDGSFFTDVCNMLKREGVKINSGPKLSQTLTFGPPQAKSLKFEYGALECSIEMVKDLEEAIQHVHTYGSGHTDVIVTENANAAKYFQNNVDSACVFHNASSRFADGFRFGLGAEVGISTARIHARGPVGVEGLLTTKWILSGVDHAASEFTDGTRAWLHQALPTE, from the exons ATGAGCTACCTCCGGGCGGTTGTACCACGGTTGCGGCGTTCCAGCAACTTCCTACCGAAGCGAAACTTTACCGTCGTCGGTAGCCCCAGCCTTAGCTCCTATCTGGTGCAACAG gctaataaatcgaaaaatgtgaaCCGCACACTGCATGGTCTGCATGAGCGCAAACAGAACACATTTCACGAACGCAGCGAGCTGAAGCACGCCCGTCGCTTGGTGGTGAAGCTGGGTAGTGCGGTCATTACTCGTGAGGACGAACATGGTCTCGCGCTCGGTCGGCTGGCCTCGATCGTGGAGCAGGTCGCCGAGTATCATGTGGAAGGTCGCGAATGTATCATGGTCACAAGCGGTGCCGTTGCTTTTGGTAAGCAAAAGCTCACACAGGAACTGCTGATGTCGCTGTCGATGCGCGAAACGCTGTCCCCAACCGATCACACTCGACAGGATGCAGGCACGATGGTGGAACCGAGGGCGGCTGCTGCCGTCGGTCAGTCCGGTCTCATGTCCCTGTACGATGCGATGTTTGGCCAGTACGGCATCAAGATTGCGCAGGTGCTGGTCACGGAACCGGACTTTTACAACGACGAGACACGGAAAAATCTCTTCAGTACGCTATCGGAGCTCATCAGCTTGAACATTGTGCCCATTATCAACACGAACGATGCCGTCGTACCACCGATGTTCATCGTTGACCAGGAACTGTCGGCGACCGGTAAGAAGCGAGGCATTCGCATTAAGGACAATGATAGTTTGGCCGCTCTGCTGGCGGCGGAAATTCACGCCGATCTGTTGATCCTGATGTCGGATGTGGACGGTATCTACAACAAGCCTCCGTGGGAGGATGGTGCACGTCTGATGCACACGTACAATACCGGTGATAAGGATCTGGTGAAGTTCGGCGAAAAGTCCAAGGTGGGAACCGGTGGCATGAATGCCAAGGTCAGTGCTGCAGCCTGGGCACTCGACCGTGGTGTCAGTGTCGTCATCTGCAACGGTCATCAGGATAAGGCGATCAAAAACATTCTAACTGGCCGAAAGGTGGGTACATTCTTCACGGAATCCACCGCAGAAAAGGCTACTCCCGTGGAGCAGCTGGCCGAGAATG CACGTAGTGGCAGTCGAATCCTCCAGAACCTATCGGCCACAGAACGCGCCCAAGCGGTTAACACGCTGGCCGAGCTGCTCATATCGCGTCAAGATAAGATCCTGGAGGCCAACGCCAAGGATCTGGAAGAGGCGAAGAAGTCTGGTCTTGCGAAACCCTTGCTGTCTCGACTCTCGCTCAACGCATCGAAACTGCAAAGCCTTGCGGTAGGATTGAAGCAGATTGCCGATGATAGTCATAGG AATGTCGGCCGTGTGGTAAAGCGTACCAAGTTGGCCGAAGGTCTGGAGCTGAAGCAAGTCACCGTACCGATCGGTGTACTGCTTGTGATATTCGAATCCCGTCCTGATTCACTGCCCCAAGTCGCTGCTCTGGCGATAGCTTCGGGCAATGGTCTGCTGCTGAAGGGTGGCAAAGAAGCTGCCCACAGTAACCGTGCACTGATGGAGCTAGTGAAGGAGTCGCTTGCTGCCACCGGTGCTTCCAATGCGATCTCGCTGGTATCGACGCGCGAGGAAATCAGCGATCTGTTGTCCATGGACGAGCATATCGATCTGATCATTCCCCGTGGTTCCAGCGAGCTAGTACGCAATATACAGACGCAGGCCCAACATATTCCCGTGATGGGGCACGCCGAAGGTATCTGCCATGTGTATGTTGATCGGGAAGCTGACCTCGATAAGGCTCTCAAGATCATCCGCGATTCCAAGTGTGACTATCCAGCTG CTTGTAACGCAATGGAAACCCTGCTTATCCATGAGGAACTCTTGAAGGATGGTTCGTTCTTTACGGACGTATGCAACATGCTGAAACGGGAGGGCGTTAAGATCAACTCGGGTCCCAAGCTAAGCCAAACCCTCACCTTTGGCCCACCACAAGCGAAATCGCTCAAATTTGAGTACGGCGCTTTGGAGTGCAGCATAGAAATGGTGAAAGACCTGGAGGAAGCCATACAGCACGTGCACACGTACGGTAGTGGCCACACGGATGTCATCGTGACCGAGAACG CAAACGCGGCCAAATACTTCCAGAACAACGTAGACAGTGCCTGCGTGTTCCACAATGCTAGCAGCCGCTTTGCTGACGGATTCCGTTTTGGACTTGGTGCGGAAGTGGGTATTTCCACTGCCAGAATCCATGCACGCGGACCGGTCGGCGTGGAAGGACTGCTTACGACCAAATGGATTCTCAGCGGTGTCGACCATGCGGCGTCCGAGTTCACCGATGGAACGCGAGCATGGTTGCACCAGGCACTTCCTACCGAGTAA